One Scomber scombrus chromosome 4, fScoSco1.1, whole genome shotgun sequence genomic region harbors:
- the LOC133978903 gene encoding gamma-crystallin M2-like — protein sequence MTSTGMNMSKIVFYEERNFQGRSYECMSDCPDMSSYLNRCQSCRVERGCFMVYDRNNYMGNQYFMRRGEYADYMSMMGMSDCIKSCRMIPMHRGSYRMKIYERENFSGQSHEMMDDCDNVMDRYRMSNCMSCNVMEGHWLMYEQPQYRGRMMYFRPGEYRNFMNMGMSGMRFMSMRRINDSFY from the exons ATCGTCTTCTACGAGGAGAGGAACTTCCAGGGTCGTTCCTATGAGTGCATGAGCGACTGCCCCGACATGTCCTCCTACCTGAACAGGTGCCAGTCCTGCAGGGTGGAGAGAGGCTGCTTCATGGTCTACGACCGCAACAACTACATGGGCAACCAGTACTTCATGAGGAGGGGCGAGTACGCTGACTACATGAGCATGATGGGCATGAGCGACTGCATCAAGTCCTGCCGCATGATCCCCATG CACAGAGGATCCTACAGGATGAAGATCTACGAGAGGGAGAACTTCAGTGGTCAGAGTCACGAGATGATGGACGACTGTGACAACGTCATGGACCGTTACCGCATGTCCAACTGCATGTCCTGCAACGTGATGGAGGGACACTGGCTGATGTACGAGCAGCCCCAGTACAGAGGCAGGATGATGTACTTCAGGCCTGGAGAGTACAGGAACTTCATGAACATGGGCATGAGCGGCATGAGGTTCATGAGCATGAGGCGCATCAATGACTCCTTTTATTAG